The proteins below come from a single Nocardiopsis gilva YIM 90087 genomic window:
- a CDS encoding ATP-binding protein yields the protein MCRHEADHQLTFAGRPASVGVLRDWVARHLRLGRHDYPARLTDDLVICASEMGTNAIRHSRSGLPGGVFTASMWQGPGCVCLEVRDMGPRPDTPSVPHISDSMSADFTCESGRGLGFVAALCDGRCGFTVPPNPRGHTVWCELRTPLA from the coding sequence ATGTGCCGCCACGAGGCCGATCACCAGCTGACGTTCGCGGGCCGGCCGGCGAGCGTCGGCGTCCTGCGCGACTGGGTGGCGCGGCACCTGCGCCTCGGCCGCCACGACTACCCGGCCAGGCTCACCGACGACCTGGTGATCTGCGCGAGCGAGATGGGAACCAACGCCATCCGGCACTCGCGCTCGGGCCTTCCCGGCGGGGTCTTCACCGCCTCGATGTGGCAGGGCCCCGGCTGCGTCTGCCTGGAGGTCCGCGACATGGGCCCTCGGCCGGACACACCGAGCGTGCCGCACATCTCCGACTCCATGTCCGCGGACTTCACCTGCGAGTCCGGGCGCGGTCTGGGATTCGTCGCCGCACTGTGCGACGGCCGCTGCGGCTTCACGGTCCCACCCAACCCGCGCGGCCACACCGTCTGGTGCGAACTGCGCACCCCACTGGCCTGA
- a CDS encoding PadR family transcriptional regulator — protein sequence MSATRLLVLGVVRAHGTAHGYLVRSELVTWGADEWANVKWGSIYHALRQLAKEGLLTATEVPDWPGRTDYALTEAGDAEFLRLLRDALRQSADRPDVLGAGVAFLPALPREEAIALLTERLRGLEAGRAEVDDAFAYPGTGGLPLHVRELFALWMTSITGGIEWTRDLIARLESGEYVMSGEGAAYGDPGSAHLPEFIRPASHGAE from the coding sequence ATGTCGGCGACACGGCTACTGGTGCTGGGCGTGGTGCGCGCCCACGGAACGGCGCACGGCTATCTCGTCCGATCCGAGCTGGTCACCTGGGGCGCCGACGAGTGGGCCAACGTGAAATGGGGCTCGATCTACCACGCGCTCCGGCAGCTGGCCAAGGAGGGCCTGCTCACCGCCACGGAGGTGCCCGACTGGCCCGGGCGCACCGACTACGCGCTCACCGAGGCGGGCGACGCGGAGTTCCTGCGGCTCCTGCGCGATGCTCTACGCCAATCGGCCGACCGCCCCGATGTGCTGGGGGCCGGCGTGGCGTTCCTACCGGCGCTGCCCCGCGAGGAGGCGATCGCCCTGCTCACCGAGCGCCTGCGCGGTCTGGAGGCCGGGCGGGCCGAGGTCGACGACGCATTCGCCTACCCCGGCACCGGCGGCCTGCCGCTGCACGTGCGCGAACTCTTCGCGCTGTGGATGACGTCGATCACCGGCGGCATCGAGTGGACACGTGACCTGATCGCCCGGCTGGAGAGCGGCGAGTATGTCATGTCCGGCGAGGGCGCCGCGTACGGCGATCCGGGCAGCGCCCACCTGCCCGAGTTCATCCGCCCCGCGTCCCACGGCGCCGAGTAG
- a CDS encoding alpha/beta fold hydrolase, with protein MTATAAPTRRSGWLPVGAGHVLRWWESGSPGGVPLLLLHGGPGGHSTRAQRALADPRRFRIIQVDQRGCGASRPRGGLVANTTGHLVDDLERLRTHLGVEQWVVLGPSWGTVLALALAARSPRAVSALVLSGLFLGAREEYRHLLDGQGVDPAVWDRFVAPLDAAERADVPAAYARRIHDPAHPDHARAVRNWVAFDAALGGAGFAPSRIRLGPGLVASAAVEAHYARHGFFLPTEGVLGLAGAVTAPVTVVQGTGDTAGAASAERLRAALAHAHLGWVEAGHSAVEPRLAARIRAALDGAAAAAPGRGATR; from the coding sequence ATGACCGCGACCGCGGCCCCGACCCGGCGCAGCGGATGGCTGCCCGTGGGCGCGGGCCATGTCCTGCGCTGGTGGGAGTCGGGCTCGCCCGGCGGTGTGCCGCTGCTGCTCCTGCACGGCGGGCCGGGCGGGCACAGCACCCGCGCGCAGCGCGCCCTGGCCGACCCGCGGCGGTTCCGCATCATCCAGGTCGACCAGCGCGGGTGCGGCGCCTCGCGCCCGCGCGGCGGGCTGGTGGCCAACACCACCGGCCACCTGGTCGACGACCTGGAGCGGCTGCGCACCCACCTGGGCGTGGAGCAGTGGGTGGTGCTGGGCCCCTCGTGGGGGACGGTGCTGGCCCTGGCGCTGGCGGCGCGCTCCCCGCGGGCCGTGAGCGCGCTGGTGCTCAGCGGGCTGTTCCTCGGCGCGCGCGAGGAGTACCGGCACCTGCTCGACGGGCAGGGCGTGGACCCGGCGGTGTGGGACCGGTTCGTCGCCCCGCTGGACGCCGCCGAGCGTGCCGATGTCCCCGCCGCCTACGCCCGCCGGATCCACGATCCCGCCCACCCCGACCACGCGAGGGCGGTGCGCAACTGGGTCGCCTTCGACGCCGCCCTGGGCGGTGCCGGGTTCGCCCCGTCGCGGATCCGGTTGGGGCCCGGCCTGGTCGCGAGTGCCGCGGTGGAGGCGCACTACGCGCGGCACGGGTTCTTCCTGCCGACCGAAGGGGTGTTGGGCCTGGCCGGGGCGGTCACGGCGCCGGTCACGGTGGTCCAGGGCACCGGCGACACCGCGGGTGCCGCCAGCGCTGAGCGGCTGCGTGCGGCCCTGGCGCACGCGCACCTGGGGTGGGTGGAGGCCGGGCATTCCGCGGTGGAGCCGCGGCTGGCCGCGCGCATCCGCGCGGCCCTGGACGGGGCCGCGGCCGCGGCCCCGGGGCGCGGGGCCACCCGGTAA
- a CDS encoding YcaO-like family protein, whose translation MSPDPISTVGGPAASVGPPTGTAPANTEPWAGARERELPLEHAEKQARREISHLGWRSALHEFDATGPSAARCRLYGPEGTLIPDGLGSGKGCAAPARVGALFEALEHAFTGPGILSTLPVELRDLAELSTGPLRAERAMGRLDGSGRPRLACLPYDALDGGSPIDVPLFLWAPWYPLPTGPLPAHRARIGDTADYRPVLSYSVNTGCAIGATRDEALLHALNEWAERDALSVFLLRTVHDGGPMPARLPVAALPAFLRQRLEQATDTVQGPITLLDLTTDIDLPVVLAHAPPLPGGGARYGIGASLSGENAVERALGELVQDHLIAQGARDLDTGAAARARLADHPGCWPARGWPSTTASTTRRGARCRRRPSRPRRRWPSSAPRSCGGSPPPGTASPPGIWRSSNTARRSCRCSAPAWSGST comes from the coding sequence TTGAGTCCTGATCCCATCAGCACGGTTGGGGGGCCGGCCGCCAGCGTCGGCCCGCCAACCGGAACAGCCCCCGCCAACACCGAGCCCTGGGCCGGTGCGCGGGAACGCGAATTGCCGCTGGAACACGCCGAGAAACAGGCCCGGCGAGAAATCTCGCACCTGGGATGGCGCTCTGCCCTGCACGAATTCGATGCCACCGGCCCAAGCGCGGCGCGCTGTCGGCTGTACGGCCCCGAGGGCACCCTGATCCCTGATGGCCTGGGCAGCGGAAAAGGCTGCGCGGCCCCCGCCCGCGTGGGCGCTCTTTTTGAAGCCCTGGAGCACGCGTTCACCGGCCCCGGCATCCTTTCCACCCTGCCCGTGGAACTGCGCGACCTCGCCGAGCTGTCCACCGGACCGCTGCGCGCGGAACGCGCCATGGGCCGACTCGACGGCAGCGGCCGGCCACGCCTGGCCTGCCTGCCCTACGACGCCCTCGACGGCGGCTCCCCCATCGACGTCCCCCTGTTCCTGTGGGCGCCGTGGTACCCACTGCCCACCGGGCCGCTGCCCGCCCACCGCGCCCGCATCGGCGACACCGCCGACTACCGCCCGGTGCTCTCCTACAGCGTCAACACCGGCTGCGCGATCGGCGCCACCCGCGACGAGGCCCTCCTGCACGCCCTCAACGAGTGGGCCGAGCGCGACGCGCTCTCGGTGTTCCTGCTGCGCACCGTGCACGACGGCGGGCCGATGCCCGCCCGCCTGCCGGTCGCCGCCCTGCCGGCGTTCCTCCGCCAGCGGCTGGAGCAGGCGACCGACACCGTGCAGGGCCCCATCACGCTGCTGGACCTGACGACCGACATCGACCTGCCCGTCGTGCTCGCCCACGCCCCGCCGCTGCCCGGGGGCGGGGCGCGCTATGGGATCGGCGCCTCGCTGTCGGGTGAGAACGCGGTGGAGCGGGCCCTGGGCGAGCTGGTCCAAGACCACCTCATCGCCCAGGGCGCCCGCGACCTCGACACCGGCGCCGCCGCGCGCGCCCGGCTGGCCGACCACCCCGGCTGCTGGCCTGCGCGCGGCTGGCCATCGACGACCGCATCGACGACGCGCCGTGGGGCCCGCTGCCGCCGGAGACCGTCGCGCCCGCGACGCCGGTGGCCCAGCAGCGCGCCGAGGTCGTGCGGCGGATCACCGCCGCCGGGCACCGCGTCGCCGCCCGGGATCTGGCGGTCCTCGAACACGGCACGACGGTCGTGCAGGTGCAGTGCCCCGGCCTGGAGCGGTTCCACCTGA
- the soxR gene encoding redox-sensitive transcriptional activator SoxR, with amino-acid sequence MVNVTQVSWKAKELTVGQVAERSGVAVSALHFYERKGLITSRRTAGNQRRYRRDTLRRVAFIRVSQRVGIPLNRIREALAALPEERTPTREDWARLSEQWRTELDARIRQLEKLRDDLTGCIGCGCLSLERCVLSNPYDACGQEGPGPRHLLVGGAPGAPDLLEPARGCADEGAE; translated from the coding sequence ATGGTGAACGTGACGCAGGTGTCGTGGAAGGCCAAGGAGTTGACCGTCGGCCAGGTCGCCGAGCGCAGCGGCGTCGCGGTCTCCGCGCTGCACTTCTATGAGCGCAAGGGCCTGATCACCAGCCGCCGGACGGCGGGCAACCAGCGCCGCTATCGGCGTGACACGTTGCGCCGGGTCGCCTTCATCCGGGTGTCGCAGCGGGTGGGGATCCCGCTCAACCGCATCCGCGAGGCGCTGGCAGCGCTGCCGGAGGAGCGCACGCCCACGCGCGAGGACTGGGCGCGCCTGTCGGAGCAGTGGCGCACCGAGCTCGATGCGCGCATCCGGCAGTTGGAGAAGCTGCGCGACGACCTGACCGGCTGCATCGGCTGCGGCTGCCTGTCGTTGGAGCGCTGTGTGCTGTCCAACCCCTATGACGCGTGCGGCCAGGAGGGGCCGGGGCCGCGCCATCTTCTCGTGGGTGGGGCGCCCGGGGCACCCGACCTCCTGGAGCCTGCGCGCGGCTGCGCCGACGAGGGCGCCGAGTAG
- a CDS encoding helix-turn-helix domain-containing protein gives MPRNSPTAARRTLARFLRDRRREAGIPREKVGQYVGKNPVTITRLEKAEVRAEVGTVSMMLNLYKVPEEERAYFIDLARAARKRGWWQRYAKDIPSWLSTYIGLEADASEIRCYQVDHVPGLLQTEEYTRALLRGEPQPVDEGEARRRVEVHAARQRRLAEEATAVRMWAVIDESVLRRAVGGVEVMRGQLRRLLDDAQRPGVRLQVLPFASGAHPGSHGSFVTLKFPDPRDRELVYIEYRMGAAYLEEDEEVAVYDAAFAELGRQALSPSRSRALIGRLLDELAEPPAS, from the coding sequence GTGCCACGTAACAGCCCCACCGCAGCCCGCCGCACCCTGGCCCGCTTCCTTCGCGACAGGCGACGCGAAGCCGGAATCCCCCGCGAGAAGGTCGGCCAATACGTCGGCAAGAACCCCGTCACCATCACCCGCCTGGAGAAGGCCGAGGTCAGGGCCGAGGTCGGCACGGTCTCCATGATGCTCAACCTCTACAAGGTGCCCGAGGAGGAGCGCGCCTACTTCATCGACCTGGCGCGGGCCGCGCGCAAGCGCGGCTGGTGGCAGCGCTACGCCAAGGACATCCCCTCCTGGCTCAGCACGTACATCGGCCTGGAGGCCGATGCCAGCGAGATCCGCTGCTACCAGGTCGACCACGTCCCGGGCCTGCTCCAGACCGAGGAGTACACGCGGGCGCTGCTGCGCGGCGAACCGCAGCCGGTGGACGAGGGGGAGGCGCGGCGGCGCGTCGAGGTCCACGCGGCCCGGCAGCGGCGGCTGGCCGAGGAGGCCACGGCCGTGCGGATGTGGGCCGTCATCGACGAGAGCGTGCTGCGCCGGGCCGTCGGCGGCGTGGAGGTCATGCGCGGTCAGCTGCGGCGGCTGCTGGACGACGCCCAGCGCCCCGGGGTCCGGCTGCAGGTTCTGCCCTTCGCCTCGGGCGCGCATCCGGGGTCGCACGGGTCGTTCGTGACGCTGAAGTTCCCCGACCCGCGCGACCGGGAGCTCGTGTACATCGAGTACCGCATGGGCGCGGCCTATCTGGAGGAGGACGAGGAGGTCGCGGTTTACGACGCGGCGTTCGCCGAACTGGGGCGCCAGGCCCTGTCCCCCTCGCGTTCCCGCGCGCTCATCGGCCGGCTCCTCGACGAGCTGGCCGAGCCCCCGGCCTCCTGA
- a CDS encoding SDR family oxidoreductase: protein MGTTMQGSLTGKVALVAGATRGAGRAIAVELGRSGATVYATGRTTRDQRSEMNRPETIEETAELVTAAGGTGIPVRVDHLERDEVRALVERIGTEHGRLDVLVNDIWGGDIFLAWDRPLWEQSLDKGLRMLRLGIDTHAITSHYALPLLIGEPGGLVVEMTDGTSEFNAHYRADVGFFYDLVKVAVQRMALAQAAELRPHGATAVAVTPGWLRSEAMLDGFGVTEDTWRDALSSQPHFCISESPAFVGRAIAALAVDPDVARWSGQTLSSGHLAQVYGFTDTDGSRPDAWRYITEVQTTGKPADATGYR from the coding sequence ATGGGGACCACGATGCAGGGCAGCCTGACAGGAAAAGTCGCACTGGTGGCGGGGGCCACCCGGGGCGCGGGGCGGGCGATCGCCGTCGAGCTCGGCCGGTCGGGCGCGACCGTCTATGCCACCGGGCGCACCACGCGCGACCAGCGCTCGGAGATGAACCGGCCCGAAACCATCGAGGAGACCGCCGAGCTGGTCACCGCGGCGGGCGGGACCGGGATCCCCGTTCGGGTCGACCACCTGGAACGGGACGAGGTGCGCGCGTTGGTCGAGCGGATCGGCACCGAGCACGGCCGCCTCGACGTGCTCGTCAACGACATCTGGGGCGGCGACATCTTCTTGGCGTGGGACCGCCCGCTGTGGGAGCAGTCCTTGGACAAGGGGCTGCGCATGCTCCGCCTGGGAATCGACACCCACGCCATCACCAGCCACTACGCGCTCCCGCTGCTCATCGGCGAGCCGGGCGGACTCGTCGTCGAGATGACCGACGGCACCAGTGAGTTCAACGCGCACTACCGCGCGGACGTCGGCTTCTTCTACGACCTGGTCAAGGTGGCGGTTCAGCGCATGGCCCTGGCCCAAGCCGCCGAACTGCGCCCGCACGGCGCCACGGCGGTGGCCGTGACCCCCGGCTGGCTGCGCTCGGAAGCGATGCTCGACGGCTTCGGTGTCACCGAGGACACCTGGCGCGACGCACTGAGCAGCCAACCGCACTTCTGTATCTCCGAGTCCCCGGCCTTCGTCGGGCGCGCCATCGCCGCCTTGGCCGTCGACCCCGACGTCGCCCGCTGGAGCGGACAGACGCTGTCCAGCGGGCACCTCGCCCAGGTCTACGGCTTCACCGATACCGACGGATCACGCCCCGACGCCTGGCGCTACATCACCGAAGTGCAGACCACGGGCAAACCCGCCGACGCCACCGGCTACCGGTAG
- a CDS encoding NAD(P)H-binding protein: MTILVTGATGNIGRNVVQGLVEKGEGPRVRALTRNPQAARLPEGVDVVQGDLLRPDTLTPALQGVATMFLFPLAYRVPTPELLDDYASSAGAVAAAERAGVRRLVVMSAEGELLEAVQRSTMEWTIVNPGEFMLNKIDYWGHSIRTEGAARSAYPDSPGCPIHEADIADVITAVLLGDGHAKAVYELTGPELLTPAEQVRAIGQGIGRELRFQALNPEEGRAELVAQWGEMAADHYIEYQKEWATAPPTVLPTVEEITGHPARTLRAWAADHAASFR; encoded by the coding sequence ATGACGATTCTGGTCACCGGCGCCACCGGCAACATCGGCCGGAACGTGGTCCAGGGGCTGGTCGAGAAGGGAGAGGGGCCGCGCGTCCGCGCGCTGACCCGCAACCCGCAGGCGGCGCGGTTGCCCGAGGGGGTGGACGTCGTTCAGGGCGACCTGCTGCGGCCCGACACGCTGACCCCCGCCCTGCAGGGCGTCGCCACGATGTTCCTCTTCCCCCTCGCCTACCGGGTTCCCACACCCGAGCTCCTCGACGACTACGCCTCCTCCGCGGGCGCCGTCGCCGCCGCCGAAAGGGCCGGAGTGCGCAGGCTCGTGGTCATGTCGGCCGAGGGCGAGCTGCTCGAGGCGGTGCAGCGGTCGACGATGGAGTGGACAATCGTCAACCCGGGCGAGTTCATGCTGAACAAGATCGACTACTGGGGCCACTCGATCCGCACCGAGGGCGCGGCCCGGTCCGCCTACCCCGACTCGCCGGGGTGCCCCATCCACGAGGCCGACATCGCCGACGTCATCACCGCCGTACTGCTCGGCGACGGGCACGCGAAGGCCGTCTATGAGCTGACCGGGCCCGAACTGCTCACCCCCGCCGAGCAGGTGCGGGCCATCGGCCAGGGTATCGGACGCGAACTGCGCTTCCAGGCCCTCAATCCGGAGGAGGGCCGCGCCGAACTGGTCGCACAGTGGGGCGAGATGGCCGCCGACCACTACATCGAATACCAGAAGGAGTGGGCCACCGCCCCGCCCACGGTGCTGCCCACCGTGGAAGAGATCACCGGGCACCCGGCCCGCACCCTGCGCGCGTGGGCCGCCGACCACGCCGCGTCCTTCCGCTGA
- a CDS encoding alpha/beta fold hydrolase — protein MLMDNGPASPAPSAARTAPATPRRDLSVRSADGTRLHVEVHGPDDAPSIVLSHGWTCSIPFWAPVVNALGPAYRVVLYDQRGHGRSARTSRHAYGVSALADDLCAVLRATVPAGTRAVLGGHSMGGMTLMAAAQRPEVRERAAAAALISTGCSDLLASARVVPGAARFPRLGTAGHRLLLGAPLPLGPMTPLTRAALHYVTMAPDANPRMVDFCARLVHACPSLPRAHWGRVLAELDVEREVRALEYPTTVVAGGRDRLTPIAHAHRIAAALPNCEGLVEIPGAGHMTPLEDPGTVVSVISGLVDRHLTAAKKGKKKPTRQTA, from the coding sequence ATGCTCATGGACAACGGACCGGCCTCCCCCGCCCCCTCGGCCGCTCGGACGGCGCCGGCGACTCCACGCCGCGACCTCAGCGTCCGCTCCGCCGACGGAACCCGCCTGCACGTGGAGGTGCACGGCCCCGACGACGCGCCGAGTATCGTGCTCAGCCACGGCTGGACGTGTTCCATCCCGTTCTGGGCCCCGGTCGTCAACGCGCTCGGCCCCGCCTACCGCGTCGTCCTGTACGACCAGCGCGGCCACGGCCGCAGCGCCCGGACCTCCCGCCACGCCTACGGTGTCTCGGCCCTGGCCGACGACCTGTGCGCGGTGCTGCGCGCCACGGTCCCGGCGGGCACGCGCGCCGTGCTGGGCGGGCACAGCATGGGCGGGATGACGCTGATGGCCGCCGCCCAGCGGCCGGAGGTGCGCGAACGGGCCGCGGCCGCGGCGCTGATCAGCACCGGATGCTCCGACCTGCTGGCCTCCGCCCGCGTCGTGCCCGGCGCCGCGCGCTTCCCCCGCCTCGGTACGGCCGGGCACCGCCTGCTCCTCGGCGCGCCTCTGCCCCTGGGGCCGATGACGCCGCTCACCCGGGCCGCGCTGCACTACGTGACGATGGCCCCCGACGCCAACCCGCGAATGGTCGACTTCTGCGCGCGTCTCGTCCACGCCTGCCCGTCTCTGCCGCGCGCTCACTGGGGCCGAGTGCTCGCCGAGCTCGACGTGGAACGCGAGGTTCGGGCACTGGAGTACCCCACCACGGTCGTCGCCGGCGGACGCGACCGCCTCACCCCGATCGCCCACGCCCACCGCATCGCCGCCGCCCTGCCCAACTGCGAGGGTCTGGTCGAGATCCCCGGGGCCGGGCACATGACACCGCTGGAGGACCCCGGCACGGTCGTGAGCGTCATCTCGGGTCTGGTCGACCGCCACCTCACAGCCGCAAAGAAGGGGAAGAAGAAGCCGACGCGGCAGACCGCCTGA
- a CDS encoding class I SAM-dependent methyltransferase has product MTTPAEHEPGLLDSVEELATGAWVLAALAAAMDADPTAPLSEEHGAVLGAAGYAERTADGWRLRPEHRAALDALPVPQALPAQIAWMLRQMSDAAAGRPGGAEEESDADLIAEGEASGQAVGALLDRLVDQLPDIGDLLGRPGLRVLDVGTGIGAVAATVVTRLPHARAVGLDIAPRALRLADDHLATRGVGDRVELRHRDVADLAETGAYDLVWLPLTVLAPQAAERALPRVCAALRPGGRVIATAAPRGRNAATGGVGEAVTRWRLARAGITPWSPAELARRLTATGLDDVREIELPPPATTVVVARRPG; this is encoded by the coding sequence ATGACCACACCGGCGGAACACGAACCCGGCCTCCTCGACAGCGTCGAGGAGCTGGCCACCGGGGCCTGGGTCCTGGCCGCACTGGCCGCCGCGATGGACGCCGACCCCACGGCGCCGCTGAGCGAGGAACACGGCGCGGTCCTGGGCGCCGCCGGGTACGCCGAACGCACCGCGGACGGCTGGCGGCTGCGCCCCGAGCACCGCGCGGCCCTCGACGCCCTACCGGTCCCCCAGGCCCTGCCCGCCCAGATCGCCTGGATGCTGCGCCAGATGTCCGACGCGGCGGCCGGGCGCCCCGGCGGTGCCGAGGAGGAGAGCGACGCCGACCTCATCGCCGAGGGCGAGGCCTCCGGGCAGGCCGTCGGCGCCCTGCTGGACCGGCTCGTCGACCAGCTGCCCGACATCGGCGACCTCCTCGGGCGCCCGGGCCTGCGTGTCCTGGACGTGGGCACCGGCATCGGCGCCGTCGCCGCCACCGTCGTCACCCGCCTGCCCCACGCCCGCGCCGTCGGCCTGGACATCGCACCGCGCGCCCTGCGCCTGGCCGATGACCACCTCGCCACGCGGGGCGTGGGCGACCGCGTCGAGCTTCGCCACCGCGACGTCGCCGACCTCGCCGAGACCGGAGCCTATGACCTGGTGTGGCTGCCGCTGACCGTCCTCGCCCCCCAGGCGGCCGAGCGCGCCCTGCCCCGCGTGTGCGCCGCACTGCGCCCCGGCGGCCGGGTCATCGCCACGGCCGCACCCCGCGGCCGGAACGCCGCCACCGGCGGCGTGGGAGAGGCCGTCACCCGGTGGCGGCTGGCCCGCGCCGGGATCACCCCGTGGAGCCCCGCCGAACTCGCCCGGCGGCTGACCGCGACCGGACTGGACGACGTCCGCGAGATCGAACTCCCCCCGCCGGCCACCACCGTCGTCGTTGCCCGGCGCCCGGGCTGA
- a CDS encoding TetR/AcrR family transcriptional regulator produces MTRNPQRRAALCDAALAVLARDGARGLTFRAVDTQAHVPTGTASNYFASRDDLLTQAGRHVYVRMAPDPREVSEHMSGPRTRAMVTELLRWTLRRITDQPDLYLALLELRLEATRRPELRAALTRTIRADLDANVHGHLEAGLPGDRTTAVLLYLAMSGLVIDHLTLPGVLDGEDADQLIAALVTRLVPEEDTAAASER; encoded by the coding sequence ATGACACGCAATCCGCAACGACGTGCGGCGCTGTGCGACGCCGCCCTGGCGGTCCTGGCCCGCGACGGCGCGCGCGGGCTGACCTTCCGCGCCGTGGACACCCAGGCCCACGTGCCCACCGGCACGGCCTCCAACTACTTCGCCAGCCGCGACGACCTGCTCACCCAGGCCGGACGCCACGTCTACGTGCGCATGGCCCCCGACCCCCGCGAGGTCAGCGAGCACATGAGCGGGCCGCGCACCCGCGCCATGGTCACCGAACTGCTGCGGTGGACGCTGCGCCGCATCACCGACCAGCCCGACCTCTACCTCGCGCTGCTGGAGCTGCGCCTGGAGGCCACCCGCCGCCCCGAACTGCGCGCGGCGCTCACCCGCACCATCCGCGCCGACCTCGACGCCAACGTCCACGGCCACCTGGAGGCCGGACTGCCCGGCGACCGCACCACCGCCGTGCTGCTCTACCTGGCCATGAGCGGGCTGGTGATCGACCACCTCACCCTGCCCGGCGTCCTGGACGGCGAGGACGCCGACCAGCTGATCGCGGCGCTGGTCACCCGCCTCGTCCCCGAGGAGGACACGGCGGCCGCCTCCGAACGCTGA
- a CDS encoding VOC family protein, giving the protein MAIHVLGSRILLRPTDLERSRTFYRDILGLAIYREFGTGDGQRGTVFFLGGGFLELSGHSERPPEPTATQLWLQVPDIWEAHRALVGRGVPIAREPTREPWGLIEMRITDPDGLVIFIVEVPDDHPLRYRP; this is encoded by the coding sequence ATGGCCATCCACGTCCTGGGCAGCCGCATCCTGCTGCGCCCCACCGACCTCGAACGCAGCCGCACCTTCTACCGCGACATCCTCGGCCTGGCCATCTACCGGGAGTTCGGCACCGGCGACGGCCAGCGCGGCACCGTGTTCTTCCTCGGCGGCGGCTTCCTGGAGCTGTCCGGGCACTCCGAGCGCCCGCCCGAACCCACCGCCACCCAGCTGTGGCTGCAGGTCCCCGACATCTGGGAGGCCCACCGCGCCCTGGTCGGACGCGGCGTGCCGATCGCGCGCGAGCCCACGCGCGAACCCTGGGGGCTGATCGAGATGCGCATCACCGACCCCGACGGGCTGGTCATCTTCATCGTCGAGGTCCCCGACGACCACCCGCTGCGCTACCGCCCCTGA